The Shewanella mangrovisoli genome has a window encoding:
- a CDS encoding bifunctional diguanylate cyclase/phosphodiesterase, whose product MLNSFRARLILVFFTVLTLVQLATAFSVLTATQRDNFLQQQKSLEIGANVFLEVLSNRGAQLSQSLSVLSADFGFKRAIATREQETIESVLSNHGARIGADAAILLSPKGELLTSSLPGLTQDDIQSLFELATSNTNALAILDFDHASYQFVLQPVKAPTLIAWVGMGFLLDEKVASQAKAITGIDVSFVNQTNGRTEIASTLSSAEQQSVLAQKNRFPSLLTMPSEYIPADYLSMAIKLYEHNGRQLALLHQSNLKWQQSYLHLRNNMLLIFALTLALAIAIAIWLSGSLTEPVHRLVQYARKIGQGLQPESIQGAPAELRVLANSLSLMREDIEAREKDLLYQSRHDSLTGLLNRFAAKQHLTDLNQDLSGTIVLLDIKHFRHINDIIGFANADSLLLLFARRLEQLAPTADMLARLDGDSFLLLYRQGIGGDQLLKSLDMLEAPFPIQGSNISLTVRAGLLEIDGNGADIDVLLRRAEIALNQACLQELRIVSYREGDDEKYQRELTLIRDLPIGLAQDQLYLVFQPKVNLPLNQCTGAEALIRWQHPTLGFIPPDEFIQLAENSGNIDIVSQWVLKQAIKQLVTWQQQGLALKLAINLSAHDLLDTRLPNQIANLLKDNHLQPGALCIEVTEGAVMKDAQTVVGVLQRFRDMGVSVAIDDFGTGHSSLAYLKLLPVDEVKIDRSFIQNMHLNSQDAMIVNTSIQLIHGLGFSVVAEGVEEREGVDILRHLNCDLIQGYVYSKPLKAAEFDQWFEAFNSSSK is encoded by the coding sequence ATGCTAAATAGTTTCCGTGCTCGACTGATTTTAGTTTTCTTTACTGTGCTGACCCTAGTGCAGTTAGCCACGGCATTTTCAGTGTTGACGGCGACACAGAGAGATAACTTTTTACAGCAACAAAAGAGCCTTGAAATCGGCGCGAATGTGTTTCTCGAAGTGTTGTCAAATCGCGGTGCTCAACTCAGTCAAAGCTTATCTGTGCTCAGCGCCGATTTTGGTTTTAAGCGCGCGATTGCGACAAGAGAGCAAGAAACGATAGAGTCGGTATTATCCAATCATGGTGCCCGTATCGGTGCAGATGCAGCCATATTATTGTCACCCAAGGGGGAACTGTTAACCTCAAGCCTGCCAGGGCTTACACAGGATGATATTCAATCCCTATTTGAACTGGCCACCAGCAATACCAATGCCTTGGCGATTCTCGATTTTGACCATGCGAGTTATCAGTTTGTCCTTCAACCAGTCAAGGCGCCAACTCTGATAGCCTGGGTTGGTATGGGCTTTTTGTTAGATGAAAAAGTGGCTAGCCAAGCCAAAGCCATCACAGGGATTGATGTTAGCTTTGTTAATCAGACCAATGGCCGGACTGAAATCGCCTCCACCTTATCCAGCGCCGAACAACAGAGTGTGCTTGCGCAGAAAAACCGATTCCCCAGCCTGTTAACTATGCCCAGCGAGTATATTCCTGCGGACTACTTATCCATGGCAATCAAGCTGTATGAGCATAATGGTCGCCAGTTGGCGCTGCTGCACCAGTCAAACCTCAAGTGGCAGCAAAGTTATCTGCATTTACGCAATAACATGCTGCTGATCTTTGCGTTGACGCTGGCATTGGCGATTGCCATTGCCATTTGGTTGTCGGGCAGTTTGACCGAGCCCGTTCATCGATTGGTGCAATATGCCCGTAAAATTGGTCAGGGGCTGCAGCCTGAGAGCATTCAGGGGGCGCCTGCGGAATTGCGGGTATTGGCCAACAGTTTGTCTTTGATGCGGGAGGATATTGAGGCGCGCGAAAAGGATTTACTATATCAGTCGCGCCACGACAGTTTGACAGGCTTGCTGAATCGTTTCGCGGCAAAACAGCATTTAACCGATCTTAACCAAGATCTCTCCGGCACTATCGTATTGCTGGATATCAAGCATTTTCGCCATATCAACGACATTATCGGTTTTGCTAACGCCGATAGCTTATTGCTGCTGTTTGCCCGCCGTTTGGAACAGCTGGCGCCCACAGCGGATATGCTGGCGCGATTGGATGGCGATTCGTTTTTGCTCTTGTATCGCCAAGGGATTGGGGGCGATCAATTACTGAAATCCTTGGATATGCTAGAAGCTCCCTTTCCTATCCAAGGTTCCAATATTTCGCTGACGGTGCGAGCAGGGCTGCTCGAAATTGATGGCAATGGTGCCGACATTGATGTGTTGCTGCGCCGCGCCGAAATTGCCCTCAACCAAGCCTGCCTTCAGGAACTGCGAATCGTTAGTTATCGTGAGGGCGACGATGAAAAGTACCAGCGAGAACTCACACTTATCCGTGATTTGCCTATCGGTTTGGCGCAGGACCAGCTCTATTTGGTGTTTCAGCCCAAGGTTAATTTGCCGCTCAATCAATGTACTGGCGCCGAGGCGCTTATCCGCTGGCAACATCCTACTCTGGGTTTTATCCCGCCGGATGAATTTATTCAACTCGCTGAAAACTCAGGCAACATTGATATTGTCAGCCAATGGGTATTGAAGCAGGCCATCAAGCAGTTGGTGACATGGCAGCAGCAGGGCCTAGCGCTGAAGTTGGCGATTAACCTGTCTGCCCACGATTTACTGGATACACGTTTACCAAATCAAATTGCCAACCTGTTAAAGGACAATCATCTGCAACCCGGAGCACTCTGCATCGAGGTCACCGAAGGCGCCGTAATGAAAGATGCGCAAACCGTTGTGGGGGTCTTGCAACGATTCCGAGATATGGGCGTCTCGGTTGCGATTGATGATTTTGGCACCGGACATTCATCACTGGCGTATTTGAAACTATTACCCGTTGATGAAGTGAAGATTGATCGTAGCTTTATCCAGAATATGCACTTGAACAGTCAGGATGCCATGATAGTCAATACCAGCATTCAATTGATCCATGGCCTCGGCTTTAGCGTTGTGGCTGAAGGTGTTGAAGAGCGAGAAGGTGTTGATATTCTTCGTCATCTCAACTGCGATCTGATCCAGGGCTATGTGTATTCCAAGCCGTTAAAAGCGGCTGAGTTTGACCAGTGGTTTGAAGCATTTAACAGTAGCAGCAAATAA
- a CDS encoding DUF3034 family protein, with product MNTMKLSLSTRRYARALLCLFCPLWLGGIAPVMAEGSRVIATGGASMIEGSAGGGIVPWAVINGYGSSDEWSATAMATGVYVDDFTLKVMGASLSYDNRFELSLARQTFDLDTLGGELGQDIVGFKYKLAGELLYTAMPQITLGAQYKKVDDFSLPQAVGARDDWGLDIYVAASKVFFDTVAGRNLLLNATVRVTKANQTGLLGFGTEASNDYHFMLEASAALLLTDNLALGIEYRQKPNELGFAREDYWQDIFLAWFINRHLSVVTAYADLGSIAGFDHQQGWYLSLEGTL from the coding sequence ATGAACACAATGAAGTTGAGCTTATCGACTCGGCGCTATGCTAGGGCGCTGCTTTGTCTGTTTTGTCCGCTTTGGTTAGGGGGCATTGCGCCAGTTATGGCTGAGGGTAGCCGCGTGATCGCCACTGGCGGCGCGTCAATGATCGAGGGCAGTGCCGGCGGTGGCATAGTGCCTTGGGCCGTGATCAACGGTTATGGCAGCAGTGATGAGTGGTCGGCAACGGCCATGGCCACGGGTGTTTATGTCGATGATTTTACGCTAAAAGTGATGGGCGCCTCGTTAAGTTATGACAATCGGTTTGAGCTCAGTTTGGCAAGGCAAACCTTTGATTTGGATACTCTGGGCGGCGAGCTTGGTCAGGATATTGTGGGGTTCAAATACAAGCTTGCCGGCGAGTTGTTATATACCGCCATGCCACAAATCACCTTGGGCGCACAGTATAAAAAAGTGGATGACTTTAGCCTTCCTCAGGCGGTTGGCGCGCGGGATGATTGGGGGTTAGATATATATGTCGCTGCCAGTAAAGTGTTTTTTGATACGGTAGCGGGTCGTAATTTGTTACTCAATGCCACAGTGCGCGTGACCAAAGCCAATCAAACTGGCTTATTAGGGTTTGGTACTGAGGCCAGTAACGATTACCACTTTATGTTGGAAGCCTCGGCGGCGTTACTGCTCACCGATAATCTGGCACTGGGTATTGAATATCGTCAAAAACCGAACGAACTGGGATTTGCTCGAGAGGATTATTGGCAGGACATATTTTTAGCTTGGTTTATCAATAGGCATCTGTCAGTGGTCACGGCCTATGCCGATTTAGGCAGCATTGCGGGTTTTGATCATCAGCAGGGCTGGTATCTGTCGCTGGAGGGCACTCTATGA
- a CDS encoding group I truncated hemoglobin translates to MSCLRKFLPFATVRLITVLSISTALLAGCAQSDPNTPVSSANASPTTLYQALGGDSGVSDIVDGLLARIARDPRIVHHFDETDIAIFRERLIEHLCAVTDGGCAYQGENMADSHKGLNITQADFDVLVGHLIESMKEQHISTSTRNALLKRLAPMYSEVTYQ, encoded by the coding sequence ATGAGCTGTTTACGCAAGTTTCTCCCTTTCGCCACGGTACGCTTAATCACAGTACTTTCAATCTCGACAGCTTTACTTGCTGGCTGCGCCCAATCTGATCCTAACACCCCAGTATCTAGTGCGAACGCCAGTCCTACAACCCTGTATCAGGCCCTCGGTGGTGATTCGGGCGTTTCGGATATCGTTGATGGCTTGCTTGCGCGTATCGCGCGGGATCCCCGCATTGTGCACCACTTCGATGAAACGGATATTGCTATCTTTCGCGAGCGTCTTATCGAACATTTGTGTGCTGTCACGGATGGTGGCTGCGCCTATCAAGGCGAAAACATGGCAGACAGCCATAAAGGTTTGAATATCACTCAGGCCGATTTTGATGTTTTAGTCGGGCATTTGATTGAATCGATGAAGGAACAGCATATTTCAACATCGACCCGCAATGCGCTGCTGAAGCGCCTTGCGCCCATGTATTCCGAGGTGACGTATCAGTAA
- a CDS encoding NYN domain-containing protein, translated as MKKIALFVDVQNIYYTCREAYQRQFNYRKLWQQLSAQGEIVSAIAYAIHRGDDGQLKFQDALRHIGFELKLKPFIQRSDGSAKGDWDVGITIDVLEMAPEVDTVILLSGDGDFALLLDKIRQKYAVEAEIYGVPSLTAKSLMEAASCFNPIEESLLR; from the coding sequence TTGAAAAAAATCGCCCTCTTTGTCGACGTGCAAAACATCTACTACACCTGCCGTGAGGCCTATCAGCGCCAGTTTAACTATCGCAAACTCTGGCAACAGTTAAGCGCGCAGGGTGAGATTGTCAGCGCCATTGCCTACGCCATTCATCGCGGGGACGATGGCCAGTTAAAGTTTCAAGATGCGCTCAGACATATAGGTTTTGAGCTAAAACTTAAGCCCTTTATTCAGCGCAGTGATGGTTCGGCAAAGGGTGATTGGGATGTGGGCATCACCATAGATGTGCTGGAAATGGCGCCCGAGGTGGATACTGTGATCTTGCTGTCTGGCGATGGGGACTTTGCCCTCTTGCTCGATAAGATAAGGCAAAAATACGCCGTCGAGGCAGAGATCTATGGCGTGCCCTCCCTCACCGCAAAATCTCTGATGGAGGCGGCTAGCTGCTTTAATCCGATAGAAGAGTCATTGTTACGTTAA
- a CDS encoding AraC family transcriptional regulator, translating to MAFIQPEQQFNPDALDNLVIGIAAEMGEHDSGVHQHRKAQLLYSSAGCMRFNLADTQVVLPPTRAAWLPAGVVHQVTMRNVVAYRSLYFEPETVASLPDNVTIFHVNPLLKALIDTMSFWPWDKPRHSQHNAFALLIEELVNADAENLSLPLPKDKRLQSWLKQLQQQQKIPASLQDMATEIGASERTISRIFSNETGMAYQAWRQQWRLLSAIEQLAAGTSVAQVGFNLQFSSDSAFISFFKQYTGTTPAQYFR from the coding sequence ATGGCCTTTATTCAACCCGAGCAGCAATTTAATCCCGATGCCTTAGACAACCTAGTGATCGGCATTGCCGCCGAAATGGGCGAGCATGACTCAGGCGTACATCAGCATCGCAAGGCTCAGTTGCTCTACTCATCGGCGGGATGTATGCGGTTTAACTTAGCCGACACTCAAGTCGTGTTGCCGCCAACCCGTGCGGCTTGGCTGCCCGCAGGCGTGGTCCACCAAGTCACAATGCGCAATGTTGTGGCCTATCGCTCACTCTACTTTGAGCCTGAGACCGTGGCGTCTTTGCCGGATAACGTCACGATTTTCCATGTGAATCCGTTACTCAAAGCGTTAATCGACACTATGTCCTTTTGGCCTTGGGACAAACCCAGACACAGCCAGCACAATGCCTTTGCCCTGCTGATTGAAGAGTTAGTCAATGCGGATGCAGAGAATTTAAGCTTACCCCTGCCCAAAGACAAACGGCTGCAGAGCTGGCTTAAGCAATTGCAGCAACAGCAAAAAATCCCCGCCAGCTTGCAGGATATGGCCACTGAAATTGGCGCCAGCGAACGCACCATCAGCCGTATTTTTAGCAACGAAACGGGCATGGCTTATCAGGCGTGGCGACAGCAATGGCGCTTACTATCAGCTATTGAGCAATTAGCTGCGGGCACCTCGGTGGCACAGGTGGGATTTAACTTACAGTTTTCCAGCGACAGCGCCTTTATCAGCTTTTTTAAACAATATACCGGCACCACTCCGGCGCAATATTTTAGATAA
- a CDS encoding multidrug effflux MFS transporter, with protein sequence MKIKPPLWLCVLLMMFPQIMETIYSPALPYIAENFAVSVASASQTLSVYFIAFAVGVFCWGRLADIIGRRNAMLAGLLCYAIGSAFALMISDFTLLLLARVLSAFGAAVGSVITQTMMRDSYNGDELAKVFSVMGMSLGISPIIGLLLGSVLSAYWGYQGVFVALMASAIVLLFLSVKSLPETKPEHTQKIAIVELAIKMLTDSGIIKNTLLVASFNLMWFSYFSLAPFMFEARGLSTLAFGASGLLLGFGAFLGSYFNKQLLGRGYSSVRLVRLASLMALFGGLGIWLFQSTDIGLNNVYFLLSMLWIVIAYGIAIPNILSSALANYRAYAGSAGALFGLFYYILLGLGLGGAGMVSHLGGVITFAALLCVGLGYAGLAGRTVRRGKSSRA encoded by the coding sequence ATGAAAATAAAACCACCACTCTGGCTGTGCGTACTCTTGATGATGTTTCCGCAAATTATGGAAACCATCTATAGCCCGGCGTTGCCTTATATTGCAGAAAACTTTGCGGTGTCTGTTGCCAGCGCCTCGCAAACCTTATCTGTGTACTTTATCGCCTTTGCTGTAGGCGTATTTTGTTGGGGTCGTTTAGCCGACATCATTGGTCGCCGCAACGCCATGCTTGCGGGCTTACTCTGTTATGCCATTGGCTCTGCCTTCGCATTGATGATTAGCGACTTTACCCTGTTGTTGCTCGCTCGGGTATTATCGGCCTTTGGTGCAGCAGTGGGTTCTGTCATCACTCAAACCATGATGCGTGACAGTTACAACGGGGACGAACTCGCGAAAGTCTTTTCTGTGATGGGCATGTCTCTTGGGATCAGCCCGATTATCGGATTGCTATTGGGGAGCGTCCTCAGTGCTTATTGGGGATATCAAGGGGTGTTTGTCGCCCTGATGGCTTCGGCGATTGTGTTGTTGTTTTTGTCGGTAAAATCTTTGCCCGAAACCAAGCCTGAACACACCCAAAAAATCGCGATAGTTGAGTTAGCTATTAAGATGCTTACCGACAGCGGGATAATTAAAAACACCTTGCTGGTGGCCTCATTTAACTTGATGTGGTTTAGCTACTTTTCACTGGCGCCATTTATGTTTGAGGCGCGAGGGTTGTCGACGCTTGCCTTCGGTGCCAGTGGGTTGTTATTAGGCTTTGGCGCATTCCTTGGCAGTTACTTTAATAAACAATTGCTGGGTAGAGGCTATTCCAGTGTGCGATTGGTGCGGTTAGCAAGCCTTATGGCACTATTCGGAGGACTCGGTATTTGGCTGTTCCAATCGACTGATATTGGTTTGAATAATGTTTACTTCTTACTATCCATGCTGTGGATTGTAATTGCTTATGGGATTGCGATTCCTAATATCTTGAGCTCGGCGCTGGCAAATTACCGCGCTTATGCAGGTTCCGCGGGTGCGCTGTTTGGACTGTTTTATTACATTCTGTTGGGGCTAGGTTTAGGCGGTGCGGGCATGGTAAGCCATCTTGGGGGCGTTATTACCTTCGCGGCGCTGCTATGTGTTGGGCTTGGATATGCGGGTTTGGCAGGCAGGACAGTGCGAAGAGGGAAGTCGTCTCGAGCGTAA